The Arachis ipaensis cultivar K30076 chromosome B07, Araip1.1, whole genome shotgun sequence genome includes a window with the following:
- the LOC107606167 gene encoding alcohol dehydrogenase-like 2 yields MACNSSENIGKPIRCKAAICRKAGEPLVIEEIEVDPPKAWEVRIKILLTSLCHTDVTIWKIDNVSAAKFPRIFGHEAVGVVESVGEHVKEMKEGDRVVPVFLANCEECRDCKSSKSNECSKFRKELFSVMPRDGTSRFRDMNGETVHHTLCVSSFSEYTVVDVAHLVNISHYHLPPHEACLLSCGVSTGLGAAWKVADVEEGSTVAIFGLGAVGLAVAVGAKQRGATKIIGVDINHEKFEIGKRFGITDFVNPSTCEDKSVSEVINEMTDGGADYCFECIGLASLMAEAFNSSRNGWGKTVILGVEMHGSQVTLNPYLLSSGRTITGSMFGGLKPKSDIPLLANKYLDREFSLEGFITHEVAFKDINKAFDYLHQGKSLRCIIKMDP; encoded by the exons ATGGCATGCAATAGCAGTGAAAATATTGGCAAACCAATCAGATGCAAAG CTGCAATATGCAGAAAAGCAGGTGAACCTCTTGTTATAGAGGAAATTGAGGTTGACCCACCAAAAGCTTGGGAGGTTCGGATCAAGATTCTACTCACTTCTCTGTGTCACACTGATGTAACCATCTGGAAAATAGACAAC GTCAGTGCAGCAAAATTTCCAAGAATTTTCGGTCATGAAGCCGTAGG AGTTGTGGAGAGCGTGGGGGAACACGTGAAAGAAATGAAAGAAGGAGACAGAGTAGTCCCTGTGTTCCTCGCGAACTGCGAGGAATGCAGGGACTGCAAGAGTTCTAAGAGCAACGAGTGCTCCAAATTCAGGAAGGAGCTTTTCAGTGTAATGCCGAGAGATGGAACGAGCAGATTCAGGGATATGAATGGAGAAACGGTGCACCATACCTTGTGTGTTTCGAGCTTCTCAGAGTACACAGTTGTGGATGTGGCTCATTTGGTCAACATTAGCCATTATCACCTTCCTCCTCACGAGGCTTGCTTGCTCAGTTGCGGTGTTTCAACAG GGTTGGGAGCGGCATGGAAAGTGGCCGACGTGGAAGAAGGGTCGACAGTGGCTATTTTTGGGCTAGGAGCTGTAGGCCTTGCG GTTGCTGTAGGAGCAAAGCAACGAGGAGCAACAAAGATCATAGGCGTGGATATTAATCATGAAAAATTTGAAATAG GAAAAAGATTTGGAATTACTGATTTTGTGAATCCCTCCACTTGTGAAGACAAGTCAGTGAGCGAG gtgattaACGAAATGACAGATGGAGGTGCTGATTACTGCTTCGAGTGCATAGGGTTGGCTTCACTGATGGCAGAGGCTTTTAACAGTAGCCGGAAT GGTTGGGGGAAAACCGTGATATTAGGGGTGGAAATGCATGGTTCGCAAGTGACATTGAATCCTTATCTGTTGTCGAGCGGCAGAACAATCACAGGATCAATGTTTGGAGGTCTCAAACCCAAATCTGATATCCCCCTCCTTGCTAACAAGTACTTGGACAGA